A single window of Pseudoduganella plicata DNA harbors:
- a CDS encoding polysaccharide deacetylase family protein → MFGTTLALLGALLASATALAQPPERFDIAITVDDLPAHGPLPSGMTRADIAASHVALFKARGVPEAFGFVNANRLEQEPDSAAALATWRSAGHPLGNHAYSHLSLDAAPTLAAWQADVAAGEAAVAARMTGQDWRWFRYPYLSTGTDPVRRGAALAWLTAQGYRLAGVSVSFDDWAYTDAYTHCLARNDSAAIGAMKKQYLDEVDDGIARMKAASRQLFGRVIPQVLLTHVGAWSAATLPDVLERLEAAGARYVTLASAQADAAYAQAAGGDVVENEARRRGIALPRPPARRLDPATVCRQGSAD, encoded by the coding sequence ATGTTCGGAACCACACTGGCGCTGCTTGGCGCACTGCTTGCATCCGCCACGGCCCTGGCGCAGCCACCCGAACGTTTCGACATCGCCATCACCGTTGACGACCTGCCCGCCCACGGTCCGCTGCCGTCCGGCATGACGCGGGCGGACATCGCCGCGAGCCACGTTGCGCTGTTCAAGGCGCGCGGGGTGCCGGAAGCCTTCGGCTTCGTGAATGCCAACCGGCTGGAACAGGAGCCCGACAGCGCCGCGGCACTGGCGACGTGGCGCTCGGCCGGCCACCCGCTGGGCAACCATGCCTACAGCCACCTGAGCCTGGACGCGGCGCCCACGCTGGCGGCCTGGCAGGCCGACGTGGCGGCGGGCGAAGCCGCGGTGGCGGCGCGGATGACGGGGCAGGACTGGCGCTGGTTCCGCTATCCGTATCTCTCCACCGGCACCGATCCGGTCCGGCGCGGCGCGGCGCTGGCGTGGCTGACGGCGCAGGGCTACCGGCTGGCCGGTGTCAGCGTCTCGTTCGACGACTGGGCCTACACGGACGCGTACACGCACTGCCTGGCGCGCAACGACAGCGCCGCCATCGGTGCGATGAAGAAGCAGTATCTGGACGAGGTGGACGACGGCATCGCACGCATGAAGGCAGCGTCGCGCCAGCTGTTCGGCCGCGTGATCCCGCAGGTGCTGCTGACGCATGTGGGCGCGTGGAGCGCGGCCACGCTGCCCGATGTGCTGGAGCGGCTCGAGGCTGCCGGCGCCCGCTATGTGACGCTGGCGTCGGCGCAGGCCGATGCGGCGTATGCGCAGGCGGCGGGCGGCGACGTCGTTGAAAATGAAGCGAGGCGACGCGGCATCGCGCTGCCGCGGCCGCCCGCGCGCCGGCTGGACCCGGCCACGGTGTGCCGCCAGGGAAGCGCTGATTGA
- a CDS encoding TonB-dependent receptor domain-containing protein — translation MSRSIRMICASGMAFGMQAAHAQQAEAPMTKVEVTGSRIPTVNLEGTSPVTTITAKDIKTDGVRNVESLLNNMPQVFADQGGNVVNGSTGTATVNLRGLGAERTLVLVNGKRLPMGSPTNTAADLNQIPAPLIKRVEVLTGGAGAVYGSDAVSGVVNFIMQDNFQGIQVEANMSGFNHQQNGGDIARLVSERGASNPSQFSLPGDKGWDGKSRDASLLMGSNFADNKGNATLFFSYKKEDELLQADRDFSSCTVSSTATGFACGGSGTNATGRIQALSGPNKGKVYTVDASGNARIFNNALDQYNFGPINHYQRPSERYGFNANIHYDVNDKMRIYSDFSFHDDRTVAQIAPGGIFGNSAILRNDNPFLSQQLKDTLGITAANPVEVVVNRRNVEGGGRQSEYRNTSFRELFGVKGELGIWSYDVYAQSAKVIYSQSEENYFSSQRIDKALDVINVNGKAACASGDAACVPYNVYQLGAITPEMLGYLQIPGMRKGSTEQQFQGATIGADLGEYGWKVPTAKSGVGVSFGFEHRREKLELMTDAATQAGDLSGSGGPTGGVTGQYSVRDYFGETKLPLIEDMAFAKLLQLEGSYRHSNYSTGNKTNTFGLGVIWSPIDQVRVRATYQKAVRAPNLIELYTPQGNNLFDMNADPCAGENPTASLSACQNTGVTAAQYGTISDSPAGQYNYLQGGNANLAPEKAKSKTFGLVLTPTRDLSVTVDYFDIKVDDKIDNVDPATTLSKCLATGDARFCSLITRDRTGSLWLFDNGRIVGTQQNIGSQHTRGVDLGANYMMRLGEWGRFGLAFNGTYLDKLTTEEIKGEGEYDCVGYYGANKCGSPNPKWRHKLRGTWSTPWNVDIAATWRHLNSVELQNLSDNPLLNDGDTSEGHGTNAVDRELGKRDYLDLTATYTYKRNYSIMLGINNVFDRDPPLTSQLATGLGNGNTYPSTYDAMGRRIFLSASARF, via the coding sequence TTGTCCCGCTCGATTCGCATGATCTGCGCATCCGGCATGGCATTCGGGATGCAGGCGGCACACGCCCAGCAGGCCGAAGCCCCGATGACCAAGGTGGAAGTCACGGGCTCCCGTATTCCGACGGTCAACCTGGAAGGCACGAGCCCGGTCACGACGATCACGGCAAAGGACATCAAGACGGATGGCGTGCGTAACGTCGAGAGTCTGTTGAACAATATGCCGCAGGTGTTTGCCGACCAGGGCGGCAACGTCGTCAACGGCTCGACCGGCACCGCCACCGTCAACCTGCGCGGCCTGGGCGCCGAGCGTACGCTGGTGCTGGTCAACGGCAAGCGCCTGCCGATGGGCAGCCCGACCAATACCGCAGCCGACCTGAACCAGATCCCGGCACCGCTGATCAAGCGCGTCGAAGTGCTGACGGGCGGCGCCGGCGCCGTGTACGGTTCCGACGCCGTGTCCGGGGTCGTCAACTTCATCATGCAGGACAACTTCCAGGGCATCCAGGTCGAAGCCAATATGAGCGGCTTCAACCACCAGCAGAACGGCGGCGACATCGCCCGCCTGGTGTCCGAACGCGGCGCCTCGAACCCGTCGCAGTTCTCGCTGCCCGGCGACAAGGGCTGGGACGGCAAATCGCGCGACGCCAGCCTGCTGATGGGCTCGAACTTCGCCGACAACAAGGGTAACGCCACCCTCTTCTTCAGCTACAAGAAGGAAGACGAGCTGCTGCAGGCCGACCGCGACTTTTCCTCCTGCACCGTCAGCTCCACCGCCACCGGCTTCGCCTGCGGCGGCTCGGGCACCAACGCCACCGGCCGTATCCAGGCGCTGAGCGGCCCCAACAAGGGCAAGGTCTACACTGTCGATGCCAGCGGCAATGCGCGCATCTTCAACAACGCGCTGGACCAGTACAACTTCGGCCCGATCAACCACTACCAGCGTCCTTCCGAGCGCTACGGCTTCAACGCCAACATCCACTACGACGTCAACGACAAGATGCGGATCTACTCCGACTTCTCGTTCCACGACGACCGCACCGTGGCGCAGATCGCGCCGGGCGGCATCTTCGGCAATTCGGCCATCCTGCGCAACGACAATCCGTTCCTGTCGCAGCAGCTGAAGGACACGCTGGGCATCACGGCCGCCAACCCGGTCGAAGTCGTCGTCAACCGCCGCAACGTCGAAGGCGGCGGACGCCAGTCCGAGTACCGCAACACGTCGTTCCGCGAACTGTTCGGCGTCAAGGGCGAGCTGGGCATCTGGTCGTACGACGTGTACGCCCAGTCCGCCAAGGTGATCTACTCGCAAAGCGAAGAGAACTATTTCTCGTCGCAGCGCATCGACAAGGCCCTGGACGTCATCAACGTCAACGGCAAGGCCGCCTGCGCATCCGGCGATGCCGCCTGCGTGCCGTACAACGTCTATCAGCTGGGCGCGATCACGCCGGAAATGCTGGGTTACCTGCAGATCCCGGGCATGCGCAAGGGCTCGACGGAACAGCAGTTCCAGGGTGCGACGATCGGTGCCGACCTGGGCGAATACGGCTGGAAAGTGCCGACGGCCAAGAGCGGCGTGGGCGTTTCGTTCGGCTTCGAACACCGCCGCGAGAAGCTGGAACTGATGACGGATGCGGCCACGCAGGCCGGCGACCTGTCCGGTTCGGGCGGCCCGACGGGCGGCGTGACGGGCCAGTACTCCGTGCGCGACTACTTCGGCGAAACCAAGCTGCCGCTGATCGAGGACATGGCGTTTGCCAAGCTGCTGCAACTGGAAGGCTCCTACCGCCACTCCAACTACAGCACGGGCAACAAGACCAATACGTTCGGCCTGGGCGTGATCTGGTCGCCGATCGACCAGGTGCGCGTGCGCGCCACGTACCAGAAAGCGGTGCGGGCACCGAACCTGATCGAACTGTACACGCCACAGGGCAACAACCTGTTCGACATGAACGCCGATCCATGCGCCGGCGAAAACCCGACCGCTTCGCTGTCCGCCTGCCAGAACACCGGCGTCACGGCAGCCCAGTACGGCACGATCTCGGACAGCCCGGCCGGCCAGTACAACTACCTGCAGGGCGGCAATGCCAACCTGGCGCCGGAAAAAGCCAAGTCGAAAACGTTCGGCCTGGTGCTGACGCCGACGCGCGACCTCTCGGTGACGGTCGACTACTTCGACATCAAGGTGGACGACAAGATCGACAACGTCGATCCGGCCACCACGCTGTCGAAGTGCCTGGCCACGGGCGACGCACGCTTCTGCTCGCTGATCACGCGTGACCGTACCGGCTCGCTGTGGCTGTTCGATAACGGCCGCATCGTCGGCACGCAACAGAATATCGGCAGCCAGCACACCCGCGGCGTCGACCTGGGCGCGAACTACATGATGCGCCTGGGCGAGTGGGGCCGCTTCGGCCTGGCCTTCAACGGCACCTACCTGGACAAGCTGACGACCGAGGAAATCAAGGGCGAAGGCGAGTACGACTGCGTCGGCTACTATGGTGCCAACAAGTGCGGCTCGCCGAACCCGAAATGGCGTCACAAGCTGCGCGGCACGTGGAGCACCCCGTGGAACGTCGATATCGCCGCCACCTGGCGCCATCTCAACAGCGTGGAGCTGCAGAACCTGTCGGACAACCCGCTGCTCAACGACGGCGATACGTCCGAAGGCCACGGCACCAATGCCGTCGACCGCGAACTGGGCAAGCGCGACTACCTGGACCTGACGGCAACGTACACGTACAAGCGCAACTACTCGATCATGCTGGGCATCAACAACGTGTTCGACCGCGACCCGCCGCTGACGTCGCAGCTGGCCACCGGCCTGGGCAACGGCAACACGTATCCATCCACGTATGACGCGATGGGCCGCCGCATCTTCCTGAGCGCCAGCGCACGGTTCTGA
- a CDS encoding TonB-dependent receptor domain-containing protein, producing the protein MIEKVLSRSLRVMFAGSLVMGMQAATAQEAADQPMQRVEITGSSIKRIAAEASLPVQSFNQKDIKKSGVTTVTDFIQQIPAMQGFSVAADSVGGGGGGVTTASIHDIGSAYTLVLLNGRRIAPANSGTTIDLNSIPLSAIERVEVLTDGASALYGADAIAGVVNFILKKGASDWEINAKYNRPQESGGASNSVSISKGFGDIDDDGYSVFFSASHDEQKSLRASQRDFARTGVINFTDPANGKALQFINGSSRAIPGNATVKYRKADGTTSNVNLNPYALANGGCAPLNHDFFGDGNCYFDSPSTIEINPETKRDALFSSGSLKIGKTGFNAFYDFAYTEANVRASIAPLPAQFSIGQGSSLYNQYILPNLTAEQAANAVSTVANYRATGLGNRVYDYGTKATHAVVGVDGNAFGWDVNSALTWSRNKQTTDYVGGTPWADRFQAAVDAGAIDPFSGSVSDATRAALLASDFSGLYQTQTVTMKGWDARASRSAFALPGGTAMLGVGVDYRNTSYTMANEDVAKNALLQGDGGAVDSGFERDNAGAYAELMMPVTKQLELTGSLRYDQIGAVEDKLTGQKIGNKENATTWKVSGKFSATKSLMFRAAAGTGFRVASMQEIAGVLEDWGVTGGNYQCPLTGTGHPLASYCNGVGRQQFEAFRGGNPNLKPEESKQWSIGTVWEPTNNISMALDLWNVKISNQVSEVNEADIFANPGKYTDLYTVKHINATGQDVLAVKMLPINIGQRENRGIDYDFTHKINVYGGKLTSRLAGTYLLRSRYTVPGTSDEWTTDLNRYGIDDAVSFRHVIKASSSFETKQFTHTLTAAYRNGYIDKPQTEDDCAVIVAGSPGECYGVTLRVPSYTTFDYQVAYRPMPKVEITAGIVNLFDRNPPFSLRNAGSHQVGYNPSYSSALGRQFYLSGSYRF; encoded by the coding sequence ATGATTGAGAAAGTTCTGTCTCGTTCCCTGCGCGTGATGTTCGCGGGCAGCCTGGTCATGGGCATGCAGGCCGCGACCGCCCAGGAAGCCGCCGACCAGCCCATGCAGCGCGTTGAAATCACCGGTTCCTCCATTAAGCGTATCGCTGCCGAAGCGTCGCTGCCGGTGCAGTCGTTCAACCAGAAAGACATCAAGAAGTCCGGCGTCACGACCGTGACGGACTTCATCCAGCAGATCCCCGCCATGCAGGGCTTCTCCGTGGCGGCCGACTCCGTCGGCGGCGGCGGCGGCGGCGTGACGACGGCATCGATCCACGATATCGGCTCGGCCTACACCCTCGTGCTGCTCAATGGCCGCCGCATCGCGCCCGCCAACTCGGGCACGACGATCGACCTGAATTCCATTCCCCTCTCGGCCATCGAGCGCGTGGAAGTGCTGACGGACGGCGCCTCCGCCCTGTACGGCGCGGACGCCATTGCCGGCGTCGTCAACTTCATCCTGAAGAAAGGCGCCTCCGACTGGGAGATCAACGCCAAGTACAACCGTCCGCAGGAATCGGGCGGCGCGTCGAACTCGGTCTCGATCTCGAAGGGCTTCGGCGACATCGACGACGACGGCTACAGCGTGTTCTTCTCGGCCAGCCACGACGAGCAGAAGTCGCTGCGCGCATCGCAGCGCGACTTCGCCAGGACCGGCGTCATCAACTTCACCGACCCGGCCAACGGCAAAGCGCTCCAGTTCATCAACGGCTCCTCGCGCGCCATTCCCGGCAATGCAACGGTCAAGTACCGCAAAGCCGACGGCACCACGAGCAACGTCAACCTGAACCCGTACGCACTGGCCAACGGCGGCTGCGCACCCCTGAACCACGACTTCTTCGGCGACGGCAACTGCTACTTCGATTCGCCGTCGACGATCGAAATCAACCCGGAAACGAAGCGTGACGCGCTGTTCAGCTCCGGCAGCTTGAAGATCGGCAAGACCGGCTTCAACGCCTTCTACGACTTCGCCTACACGGAAGCGAACGTGCGCGCCAGCATCGCGCCGCTGCCGGCCCAGTTCTCGATCGGCCAGGGCTCGTCGCTGTACAACCAGTACATCCTGCCGAACCTGACCGCCGAACAGGCCGCCAACGCCGTCAGCACCGTCGCCAACTATCGCGCCACGGGCCTGGGCAACCGCGTCTATGACTACGGCACCAAGGCCACGCATGCTGTCGTCGGCGTCGATGGCAACGCGTTCGGCTGGGATGTCAATTCCGCGCTGACCTGGTCGCGCAACAAGCAGACCACGGACTATGTGGGCGGCACGCCATGGGCGGACAGGTTCCAGGCGGCCGTCGATGCCGGCGCGATCGATCCGTTCTCGGGCTCCGTCTCCGACGCGACCCGTGCGGCGCTGCTGGCCAGCGATTTCTCCGGCCTGTACCAGACGCAGACCGTCACGATGAAGGGCTGGGACGCGCGCGCTTCCCGTTCCGCCTTCGCGCTGCCTGGCGGCACGGCCATGCTGGGCGTCGGCGTCGACTACCGCAACACGTCGTACACGATGGCCAACGAAGACGTGGCGAAGAACGCGCTGCTGCAAGGCGACGGCGGTGCCGTGGACAGCGGCTTCGAGCGCGACAACGCCGGCGCCTATGCCGAGCTGATGATGCCCGTGACGAAACAGCTGGAACTGACCGGCTCGCTGCGTTACGACCAGATCGGCGCCGTCGAGGACAAGCTGACGGGCCAGAAGATCGGCAACAAGGAAAACGCCACGACGTGGAAAGTGTCCGGCAAATTCTCCGCCACCAAGAGCCTGATGTTCCGCGCCGCGGCCGGCACGGGCTTCCGTGTTGCGTCGATGCAGGAAATCGCCGGCGTGCTGGAAGACTGGGGCGTTACCGGCGGTAACTACCAGTGCCCGCTGACCGGCACCGGCCACCCGCTGGCGTCGTACTGCAACGGCGTTGGCCGCCAGCAATTCGAAGCCTTCCGCGGCGGTAACCCGAACCTGAAGCCGGAAGAGTCGAAACAGTGGTCGATCGGCACCGTCTGGGAACCGACCAACAACATCTCGATGGCGCTGGACCTGTGGAACGTAAAGATCAGCAACCAGGTTTCGGAAGTCAACGAAGCCGACATCTTCGCCAATCCGGGCAAGTACACCGACCTGTACACGGTCAAGCACATCAATGCCACCGGCCAGGACGTGCTGGCAGTGAAAATGCTGCCGATTAACATCGGCCAGCGCGAGAACCGTGGTATCGACTACGACTTCACGCACAAGATCAACGTCTACGGCGGCAAGCTGACGAGCCGCCTGGCCGGCACGTACCTGCTGCGTTCGCGCTACACGGTACCGGGCACGAGCGACGAGTGGACGACCGACCTGAACCGTTACGGCATCGACGACGCCGTCAGCTTCCGTCACGTGATCAAGGCCTCGTCGTCGTTCGAGACGAAGCAGTTCACGCACACGCTGACCGCCGCCTACCGTAACGGCTACATCGACAAGCCGCAGACGGAAGACGACTGCGCCGTGATCGTGGCCGGTTCGCCGGGCGAGTGCTACGGCGTGACACTGCGCGTGCCGAGCTACACGACGTTCGACTACCAGGTCGCGTACCGTCCAATGCCGAAAGTGGAAATCACCGCCGGTATCGTCAACCTGTTCGACCGCAATCCGCCGTTCTCGCTGCGTAATGCCGGTTCGCACCAGGTGGGCTATAACCCGTCGTACTCCAGCGCGCTGGGCCGTCAGTTCTACCTGTCCGGCTCGTATCGCTTCTAA